In Ictalurus punctatus breed USDA103 chromosome 3, Coco_2.0, whole genome shotgun sequence, the following are encoded in one genomic region:
- the prr18 gene encoding proline-rich protein 18: MPFPPINLHSRISSPGKDLFRKKKPGTSGVVPPQSLLSPKPREEKETEKDKLSTSWPSANLRQLGRKPPPAAAQQYSSKFPTDFSVPNLDVMDVKSSWLNAKPLGGSCESVPRSSSGESAARRAVAYGKEELEQEVQFSLSLTPEAILVIQKRNLEKQMLAKQQKCCGSTDTRHRRALPSKRAQGASKSSTGPVAKLDSSNDISAIVKISLLNDQHKYDDVEYEEEDGDVDETVMRKCKEWLKGVESAAAFSKVDKLSALPHLKSC; the protein is encoded by the coding sequence ATGCCTTTTCCACCTATAAACCTTCATTCGCGGATATCGTCGCCGGGAAAAGATCTGTTCAGGAAGAAGAAACCCGGCACGAGTGGTGTTGTCCCTCCTCAGTCTTTGCTCAGTCCTAAACCGCGCGAGGAGAAGGAGACGGAAAAGGACAAACTGTCCACGTCCTGGCCTAGTGCCAATCTGAGACAGCTGGGACGTAaaccaccaccagcagcagcgCAGCAGTACTCCAGCAAATTTCCAACAGACTTTTCAGTTCCAAACCTCGACGTCATGGACGTGAAAAGCTCGTGGCTGAACGCGAAACCGCTGGGAGGTTCGTGCGAAAGCGTTCCGCGCTCCAGCTCCGGGGAATCCGCGGCTCGGCGCGCCGTCGCCTACGGCAAAGAAGAGCTGGAGCAGGAGGTGCAGTTCTCCCTCAGCCTCACCCCCGAGGCCATCCTCGTCATTCAGAAGCGCAACCTGGAAAAACAGATGCTGGCCAAGCAGCAGAAGTGCTGCGGGTCGACGGACACCAGACACCGCCGGGCTTTACCGTCCAAACGCGCGCAGGGCGCATCGAAGAGCAGCACGGGCCCTGTGGCCAAACTGGACAGCTCGAACGACATCAGTGCGATCGTGAAGATCTCCCTGCTCAACGACCAGCACAAGTACGACGACGTCGAGTACGAGGAGGAGGACGGAGACGTGGACGAGACGGTGATGCGGAAATGTAAAGAGTGGCTGAAAGGCGTCGAGAGCGCAGCGGCCTTCAGCAAAGTGGACAAACTCTCTGCGCTCCCGCATCTCAAGAGCTGCTGA